Proteins encoded within one genomic window of Pseudocalidococcus azoricus BACA0444:
- the pstA gene encoding phosphate ABC transporter permease PstA: MTTAPVEITQDLTAIHRSIDQRRLQEKIFILLGLLSILFALLALTALVLDLFFRGLPILNWRFITSPPSSTPEEAGVLIAWVGTLLVMVVTALFAIPMGVAAGIYLEEYAPKNWFSNFIEINISNLAGVPSIIYGLLALGFFVYTLNLGQSVATAGLTLGLLILPIVIVTTRESLRAISSTIREAAYAVGASKWQMIADHVLPYSMGGILTGIIVGISRAIGETAPLITIGALTFITFLPDSPLKSEFPFISFAWLQSPFTVLPIQMFNWVSRPQEAFQVNAAAAGIILLVLTLGVNGLAIYLRYRFRKGIKW, translated from the coding sequence ATGACTACTGCGCCGGTCGAAATTACCCAGGACTTGACTGCCATTCATCGGTCGATTGACCAGAGACGCCTTCAAGAGAAGATTTTTATTCTCCTCGGTCTTCTTTCAATCCTATTTGCCTTGCTTGCGCTGACTGCCCTAGTCTTAGATTTATTCTTTCGGGGACTGCCAATCTTAAACTGGCGCTTTATTACCTCACCACCGAGTAGTACTCCTGAAGAAGCTGGAGTCTTAATTGCCTGGGTTGGCACATTATTGGTGATGGTGGTCACGGCTTTGTTTGCCATTCCGATGGGTGTTGCGGCAGGCATTTACCTAGAGGAATATGCGCCCAAGAACTGGTTTAGTAATTTTATTGAAATTAACATCAGTAACTTGGCGGGAGTGCCTTCGATCATTTATGGTCTGCTAGCTTTAGGCTTTTTTGTTTATACCCTTAACTTGGGCCAGAGTGTGGCTACGGCAGGGCTGACCTTGGGCCTACTTATTTTACCGATTGTGATTGTGACAACACGGGAGTCTTTACGGGCAATTTCCAGCACTATCCGCGAGGCGGCCTATGCCGTGGGAGCTAGCAAATGGCAGATGATTGCTGATCATGTTTTACCTTACTCTATGGGCGGGATATTAACAGGGATCATTGTCGGTATTTCCCGCGCCATTGGTGAGACGGCTCCCCTAATTACGATTGGGGCTTTAACGTTTATTACCTTTTTGCCAGATTCTCCACTCAAGTCAGAATTTCCATTTATTTCTTTTGCTTGGTTGCAATCTCCGTTTACAGTTTTGCCAATCCAAATGTTTAACTGGGTGTCCCGTCCCCAAGAGGCGTTTCAAGTCAATGCAGCGGCAGCGGGGATTATTTTGTTGGTGTTAACGCTGGGTGTCAATGGCCTGGCAATCTATTTACGTTATCGCTTTCGGAAAGGTATCAAATGGTAA
- a CDS encoding DUF2854 domain-containing protein: MFGRFSLSTLGLVVGSILTVIGFIAYGSGNATLNLAGFFYGVPLLLGGLALKAAELSPVPYSQPTPPDIIALRETQATPIQTQIRKDVTRYRYGQDAHLDSSLTALGLSPSDDERPILVGIREDLIHGAYTLILEFDSSAIEFEVWQQKQDKITKFFGPNIAIQLTQPQAERVEVALIAQA, encoded by the coding sequence ATGTTTGGTCGGTTTTCCTTAAGTACGCTCGGCCTGGTGGTAGGTTCGATTTTGACCGTGATTGGGTTTATTGCCTATGGGTCAGGTAATGCCACCTTAAACTTGGCCGGTTTTTTCTATGGTGTGCCTTTACTTTTGGGGGGGCTGGCCTTAAAAGCTGCGGAATTGTCCCCTGTCCCCTATAGCCAACCCACTCCCCCGGACATTATTGCTTTGCGGGAAACCCAGGCCACGCCGATCCAAACCCAAATTCGCAAAGATGTTACCCGCTATCGTTATGGTCAAGATGCCCATTTGGACAGTTCTTTAACAGCCTTGGGCCTAAGCCCTTCCGATGATGAGCGACCGATTTTGGTGGGTATCCGGGAAGACCTGATCCACGGAGCCTATACCTTAATTTTAGAATTTGATTCCTCGGCGATTGAGTTTGAAGTTTGGCAACAGAAGCAGGATAAGATCACCAAGTTTTTTGGCCCCAATATTGCCATTCAATTAACCCAACCCCAGGCCGAACGGGTGGAAGTGGCTTTAATTGCCCAGGCCTAA
- the pstC gene encoding phosphate ABC transporter permease subunit PstC, whose protein sequence is MSDSAPNYATQLPLNLPSRTVRIWRERIIATILFLAAFSSVATTLAIVYILFSESVIFFELVAEDHAGTVWAALVEFLTTTEWSPLIEPKTFGVLPLLTGTLVTCLVGLTVAIPLGTVMAIYLSDFASPRLRESLKPVLELLAGIPTVVYGYFALLLVSPTLQKLILAVQMFFWPGREEFEYFQLPGFNMLSAGIAIGIMIIPYISSLAEDSMRAVPVYLREGSYAMGATRLQTAIGVVLPAAFSGIVAAYILAISRAVGETMIVAVAAGLQPIFTLNPLEGAATTTAFIVSVSLGDLPHGSLEYQSIFAAGIMLFLLTLIFNILGYFLSRRFREIY, encoded by the coding sequence ATGTCAGATTCTGCCCCTAATTACGCAACACAACTACCCCTAAACCTGCCATCACGCACCGTGAGAATATGGCGAGAGCGAATCATTGCAACGATCTTGTTTTTAGCAGCTTTCTCTTCTGTCGCTACAACCCTTGCTATTGTCTATATTTTATTTAGCGAGTCAGTGATTTTCTTTGAACTGGTGGCTGAGGATCATGCTGGGACAGTTTGGGCTGCTTTGGTAGAATTTTTGACTACCACTGAATGGTCGCCCCTGATTGAGCCAAAGACTTTTGGGGTTTTGCCATTACTGACTGGAACTTTAGTGACCTGCTTGGTGGGTTTGACGGTTGCTATTCCCTTGGGAACTGTGATGGCCATCTATCTGAGTGATTTTGCCTCCCCCCGCCTTCGGGAATCGCTCAAACCCGTTTTGGAGCTTCTGGCCGGCATCCCCACTGTTGTTTATGGCTACTTTGCCCTGCTTTTGGTTAGCCCAACGTTGCAAAAGCTAATCTTAGCTGTGCAGATGTTTTTCTGGCCGGGGCGTGAGGAATTTGAATATTTCCAATTACCTGGGTTTAATATGCTTTCGGCCGGGATTGCCATTGGCATTATGATTATTCCTTACATCAGTTCTTTGGCAGAAGACTCCATGCGGGCTGTGCCAGTTTATTTGCGGGAAGGTTCCTATGCGATGGGGGCAACCCGTTTACAAACTGCTATTGGTGTCGTTTTGCCCGCCGCATTTTCTGGAATTGTGGCTGCCTATATCTTGGCCATCTCGCGAGCAGTTGGGGAAACAATGATTGTGGCTGTAGCAGCCGGTTTACAACCCATTTTTACCCTTAATCCCCTTGAAGGTGCTGCCACCACAACTGCCTTTATCGTCTCAGTAAGCTTAGGGGATCTACCCCACGGCTCTTTAGAATATCAATCTATCTTTGCGGCTGGAATTATGTTATTTTTGTTGACCCTAATCTTCAACATTTTGGGATATTTCCTGAGTCGTCGCTTCCGAGAGATTTACTGA
- the pstB gene encoding phosphate ABC transporter ATP-binding protein PstB, protein MVNNSSVQSAGSQAPALPLKAEVEGLNFYYGSKQALKNINLLVYEKKVTALIGPSGCGKTTLLRCFNRMHDLYPGNRYEGCITLTSDQSNLLKADPIEVRMRIGMVFQKPNPFPKSIYENIAYGLRVRGISKRSVLDEVVERSLRGAAIWDEVKDRLNEAGTALSGGQQQRLCIARALATNPEMILFDEPTSALDPIATLSIEDLIGDLKDQVTILIVTHNMQQASRVSDYTAFMYLGEMVEYDRTEKIFNNPAQQQTADYVSGRFG, encoded by the coding sequence ATGGTAAACAATTCCTCTGTCCAATCTGCTGGCTCCCAGGCCCCGGCCTTGCCCTTAAAAGCAGAAGTCGAAGGCTTGAATTTCTACTATGGCTCTAAGCAGGCCCTCAAAAACATTAATTTGCTGGTTTATGAAAAGAAGGTGACGGCATTGATCGGCCCATCGGGATGTGGTAAGACAACCCTCTTGCGCTGTTTTAACCGGATGCATGATCTCTATCCAGGCAATCGCTATGAAGGCTGTATTACCCTAACAAGTGATCAATCTAATTTGTTAAAGGCAGATCCAATTGAAGTGCGGATGCGGATCGGGATGGTCTTTCAGAAACCTAATCCATTTCCGAAATCGATCTATGAAAATATTGCCTATGGCCTGCGAGTCCGGGGAATCAGTAAGCGGTCGGTGTTAGATGAGGTGGTGGAGCGGTCTTTAAGGGGGGCAGCAATTTGGGATGAGGTGAAGGATCGACTCAATGAAGCGGGTACAGCTCTCTCTGGTGGTCAACAACAACGTCTCTGTATTGCCCGGGCTTTAGCGACAAATCCAGAGATGATCCTGTTTGATGAGCCAACTTCTGCTTTAGACCCGATTGCCACTCTTAGCATTGAAGACTTGATTGGGGATCTCAAGGATCAAGTCACGATTTTGATTGTTACCCACAATATGCAACAGGCTAGTCGGGTATCGGACTATACGGCATTTATGTATTTGGGTGAGATGGTCGAATATGACCGGACTGAGAAGATATTTAATAATCCAGCCCAGCAGCAAACTGCGGATTATGTTAGTGGTCGCTTTGGTTAA
- a CDS encoding YajQ family cyclic di-GMP-binding protein, whose product MASSFSFDIVSDFDRQELVNAVDQTVRDIKSRYDLKGTKTTVELGPEAITINTDSEFTLDAVITILQTKAAKRNLSLKIFDYGPIDPAAGGRVTQAIQLRRGLTAELAKDISKLIRTEFKKVQPSIQGDAVRVVAKSKDDLQGVIQRLKEEDYPAALQFVNYR is encoded by the coding sequence ATGGCCAGTAGTTTTTCCTTTGATATTGTCAGCGACTTTGATCGACAGGAGTTAGTTAATGCTGTAGATCAAACAGTTCGAGACATTAAAAGCCGCTATGATCTCAAAGGCACCAAAACAACTGTAGAACTTGGCCCAGAGGCAATTACGATCAATACCGACAGTGAATTTACCCTCGATGCTGTGATCACCATCCTGCAAACTAAAGCAGCTAAACGTAACTTATCCCTCAAGATTTTTGACTATGGCCCCATTGACCCGGCGGCCGGTGGGCGGGTGACTCAGGCCATTCAACTGCGGCGGGGCTTGACTGCTGAGTTGGCCAAGGACATTAGTAAGCTGATTCGGACAGAGTTTAAGAAAGTTCAACCGAGTATTCAAGGGGATGCAGTGCGGGTGGTAGCCAAGTCTAAGGATGATTTGCAAGGGGTGATTCAACGGCTTAAGGAAGAGGATTATCCAGCCGCGTTACAATTTGTAAACTATCGTTAA
- a CDS encoding alpha/beta fold hydrolase: protein MGTITTQDGTEIYYKDWGSGQPITFSHGWPLNSDAWESQMFFLASHGYRCIAHDRRGHGCSSQPWQSNDMDAYADDLAELFQALDLQDAVMIGHSTGGGEVARFIGRHGTSRVAKAVLMGSVTPIMVRTEANPGGLPLEVFDGFRAAYLANRAQFFLDIASGPFFGFNRPGATVSQGTIQSWWQQGMMSGHKNAYDCIQAFSETDFTEDLKKFDIPTLIIHGDDDQIVPLEASALLAAKLIPNAILKLYSGGSHSLGDTSKDQLNTDLLAFVQS, encoded by the coding sequence ATGGGAACCATAACGACACAAGATGGTACCGAGATTTATTACAAGGATTGGGGTTCTGGACAACCGATCACCTTCAGTCATGGCTGGCCTTTGAATTCTGATGCGTGGGAGTCGCAGATGTTTTTTCTGGCTTCTCATGGCTATCGCTGTATTGCCCATGATCGGCGCGGGCATGGTTGTTCTAGTCAACCTTGGCAAAGCAATGATATGGACGCCTATGCTGATGACTTGGCGGAACTGTTCCAGGCTCTTGATCTTCAGGATGCTGTGATGATTGGTCACTCAACGGGTGGGGGAGAAGTAGCGCGTTTCATTGGCCGGCATGGGACAAGTCGCGTGGCAAAGGCGGTCTTGATGGGTTCTGTAACGCCAATTATGGTCAGGACAGAAGCAAATCCCGGGGGGCTACCCTTAGAGGTTTTTGATGGGTTTCGTGCCGCTTATTTGGCAAATCGGGCCCAGTTCTTTCTCGATATTGCCAGTGGCCCATTTTTTGGCTTTAACCGGCCTGGAGCTACGGTTTCCCAGGGGACGATTCAATCGTGGTGGCAACAGGGAATGATGTCAGGCCATAAGAATGCTTACGATTGTATTCAGGCCTTTTCTGAGACCGATTTTACTGAAGACTTGAAAAAGTTTGATATTCCAACGTTGATTATTCACGGTGACGATGATCAGATTGTTCCCCTTGAGGCTTCTGCCCTATTAGCCGCTAAACTAATTCCCAATGCAATTTTAAAGCTTTACTCTGGAGGTTCCCATAGTTTAGGCGATACGAGTAAAGATCAACTGAATACCGACTTATTGGCGTTTGTGCAATCGTAA